A portion of the Paenibacillus sp. PvR098 genome contains these proteins:
- a CDS encoding endospore germination permease, which yields MKENRAIGVHQFTVLVIFFGMGTSILIAPSPLAAVAKQDAWISSILGILLGLLPIAVYVALSSRFPHKTLMEMNELVFGKWLGKAVSFLYILFFLILSSLLLGDIGYFLTTDVMPETPIVFIMACLMVVVIMGTRLGPEVMARGAEIFFPWVVLLLVLLILMLLPKMDAVKIQPVLENGWMPVIKAVFPFFSLQEYVILMMIYPFVKVSKKAGHAFYSGSLIAGAVIIIIVLLCILVLGPDLTTVHNYPSFILAKKISVGKFFERVEIIIGGIWFITITFKLILSFFAAALGASQVFRLKSYSFLTIPLGMFTIVTNLLIYTNIVYVNDFIQRVWPAYASTFMLVLPLVTWIVAKLRKKSCQNEPS from the coding sequence ATGAAAGAAAATCGGGCTATAGGGGTTCACCAATTTACGGTCCTTGTCATTTTCTTCGGCATGGGCACATCCATCCTGATAGCTCCATCTCCCCTTGCAGCTGTTGCCAAGCAGGATGCCTGGATCTCCTCTATTCTTGGAATTCTCCTCGGGCTACTGCCGATTGCAGTCTATGTAGCCCTATCTAGCCGGTTTCCCCATAAAACCCTTATGGAGATGAACGAATTGGTTTTCGGTAAATGGTTAGGCAAGGCCGTGTCTTTTCTTTATATTCTGTTTTTTTTAATATTAAGCTCTTTGCTGCTTGGAGATATCGGATATTTTCTGACTACAGATGTGATGCCTGAAACCCCCATTGTTTTTATTATGGCTTGTCTGATGGTTGTCGTGATTATGGGGACTCGTTTAGGACCGGAGGTCATGGCCAGGGGAGCGGAAATTTTTTTCCCTTGGGTAGTGCTGCTGCTGGTTCTGCTCATTCTGATGTTGCTTCCCAAAATGGATGCAGTAAAAATTCAACCCGTATTGGAGAATGGATGGATGCCGGTAATCAAAGCGGTCTTTCCTTTTTTTAGCTTGCAGGAATACGTCATCTTGATGATGATATACCCCTTCGTAAAGGTTTCGAAAAAAGCAGGCCATGCCTTTTATTCCGGGTCCCTTATAGCTGGTGCTGTAATTATTATCATCGTATTGTTGTGCATCCTAGTGTTGGGACCGGACTTAACTACGGTGCACAACTATCCCAGCTTTATCCTTGCAAAAAAGATCAGCGTCGGAAAATTTTTTGAACGTGTTGAGATCATTATTGGGGGCATATGGTTTATTACCATAACATTCAAATTAATTTTATCCTTCTTCGCGGCAGCTCTCGGAGCAAGTCAAGTATTTCGATTGAAATCCTATTCCTTTCTGACCATACCGCTTGGCATGTTTACGATTGTCACCAACTTACTGATTTATACTAACATCGTTTACGTGAACGATTTTATCCAACGGGTGTGGCCGGCGTATGCCTCAACTTTTATGCTTGTGCTTCCACTTGTGACATGGATTGTGGCTAAGCTTAGAAAGAAATCGTGTCAAAATGAGCCTTCCTAA
- a CDS encoding IclR family transcriptional regulator, giving the protein MAYQEPLSSVNNAIRILREFTLEDKELGITELSERLGLAKSTIFRLVSTLKGNNLVEKNKYTHKYHLGIGSFELGFAVYHGNELRSIATPLLNKLMTTYREAVHLGVYDRGEVVFLCKKVPDDHNGTVSKIGKRIPSYCSASGKVLLAVQSEQEIQRVVQKGLNLHTPKTITNGESLIEQLRDVRKNGYSVGMSEYKNGICSVAVPVLSNTGLVIAAVSLAVTKSYLYPEQVQNYVKELKTYSRLITERLS; this is encoded by the coding sequence TTGGCATACCAAGAACCTCTTTCATCAGTTAACAATGCGATCCGTATCTTGCGGGAGTTTACCCTAGAAGATAAAGAGCTTGGCATCACGGAGCTGAGTGAGCGTTTAGGATTGGCCAAAAGCACTATTTTCCGGTTAGTTAGCACGCTTAAGGGGAACAATCTTGTGGAGAAAAACAAGTACACCCATAAATATCATTTAGGAATCGGCTCGTTCGAGCTTGGTTTTGCCGTATACCACGGCAATGAGCTTCGGTCGATAGCGACTCCACTCTTGAACAAGCTGATGACAACATACCGTGAGGCGGTTCATTTAGGCGTTTACGATCGCGGAGAAGTCGTGTTTTTGTGCAAAAAGGTTCCTGATGATCATAACGGAACCGTATCGAAAATAGGAAAACGAATACCAAGCTACTGCAGCGCTTCAGGCAAAGTTCTCCTTGCTGTACAATCCGAGCAAGAAATCCAGCGAGTCGTCCAAAAAGGACTTAACCTGCATACGCCCAAAACCATCACTAACGGTGAATCGCTCATCGAACAACTGCGAGACGTGCGCAAAAATGGCTATTCCGTAGGAATGTCGGAGTATAAAAACGGAATTTGCTCCGTAGCTGTTCCGGTGCTTAGCAACACTGGCCTGGTCATCGCAGCCGTCAGTCTAGCTGTAACCAAATCGTATTTGTATCCCGAACAGGTACAAAACTATGTCAAGGAATTAAAGACCTACAGCAGGCTGATCACTGAGCGGCTCAGTTAG
- a CDS encoding altronate dehydratase family protein, with product MTSSSSIVIHPDDSVCITLRPFAKGEELTISDRSVILQEDIPQGHKIARKRILSGEHVLKFGYSIGKASSDIQEGQWVHTHNLRTNLEGMSDYRYEPAQETKVKVQSNEVTFQGYVRKNGDIGIRNEIWIINTVGCINKTAELLAKMGNEQYNHAKFDGVFHFAHPFGCSQLGDDLRMTQSILSDLVHHPNAAGVLVLGLGCENNYVELFKKSIGEFDPNRVKFLVSQEIEDELEIGMELIGELVGYAEQFEREPVPVSSLKVGLKCGGSDGFSGITANPLVGSFSDVLVSQGGTSIMTEVPEMFGAETILMNRANNEEVFHQTVSLINDFKQYYIKHDQVIYENPSPGNKQGGITTLEEKSLGCVQKGGHAQVMDVLPYGVRVTKNGLNLVEGPGNDLVSVTALAASGAHIVLFTTGRGTPFGGPVPTVKISTNSQLFQRKRNWIDFNAGQLLEDVESEHLTGELFNYVLQVASGEVKTCNERNGFKEIAIFKDGVTL from the coding sequence ATGACAAGTTCTTCGTCTATCGTGATACACCCGGATGATTCGGTATGTATTACCCTTCGACCTTTTGCCAAAGGAGAGGAGCTTACTATAAGCGATCGCAGCGTGATTTTGCAAGAGGACATCCCTCAGGGTCATAAAATTGCAAGAAAACGCATACTTTCTGGTGAACATGTGTTAAAATTTGGGTATTCCATCGGGAAAGCCAGCAGTGATATTCAGGAAGGACAATGGGTGCATACCCACAACCTCAGAACGAATTTGGAGGGGATGTCAGACTACCGCTATGAGCCGGCCCAGGAAACCAAAGTAAAGGTACAGTCGAATGAGGTAACTTTTCAGGGTTATGTAAGGAAGAATGGAGATATCGGTATTCGTAATGAAATCTGGATTATTAATACCGTAGGATGCATTAACAAAACCGCGGAATTGCTGGCCAAAATGGGTAATGAACAATATAACCATGCAAAATTCGATGGAGTGTTTCATTTTGCCCATCCTTTTGGCTGCTCGCAGCTGGGCGATGACCTAAGGATGACCCAAAGCATCTTAAGTGATCTGGTTCATCACCCGAACGCTGCTGGTGTGCTCGTGCTTGGACTCGGATGCGAGAATAATTATGTTGAGCTGTTTAAGAAGTCCATCGGAGAGTTCGACCCGAATAGGGTAAAATTTCTAGTCTCCCAAGAAATCGAGGATGAATTAGAAATCGGTATGGAATTGATAGGGGAATTGGTAGGCTACGCGGAACAGTTTGAGCGAGAGCCTGTGCCTGTCTCTTCCTTGAAAGTGGGTCTGAAATGCGGAGGATCGGACGGTTTCTCCGGCATTACAGCCAATCCTCTTGTGGGAAGCTTCTCCGATGTTTTGGTTTCTCAAGGCGGAACTTCGATCATGACCGAAGTTCCGGAGATGTTCGGAGCAGAGACTATTCTTATGAATCGGGCAAACAATGAGGAAGTATTTCATCAAACGGTTTCACTTATCAACGACTTTAAGCAATATTATATCAAGCATGATCAGGTTATCTATGAGAATCCTTCCCCTGGGAACAAGCAGGGAGGGATTACGACTTTAGAGGAAAAATCGTTAGGTTGTGTCCAAAAAGGGGGACACGCCCAAGTGATGGACGTGCTTCCTTATGGCGTCAGAGTAACGAAGAACGGTTTGAATCTGGTTGAAGGTCCAGGTAATGATCTCGTATCCGTTACGGCTCTAGCTGCGTCCGGAGCGCATATCGTTCTGTTTACCACTGGGCGCGGGACGCCGTTTGGAGGGCCTGTACCTACGGTGAAGATTTCAACGAACAGTCAGTTGTTCCAGAGAAAACGGAATTGGATCGATTTTAATGCCGGACAACTGCTTGAGGACGTGGAGTCCGAGCACTTGACAGGCGAGTTGTTTAATTATGTCCTGCAAGTAGCTTCTGGGGAAGTGAAAACTTGTAATGAGCGAAACGGCTTTAAAGAGATCGCGATCTTTAAGGATGGAGTGACTTTATAA
- a CDS encoding alcohol dehydrogenase catalytic domain-containing protein, translating to MKRTSLAAVTTGVRTTELQEFDLPEVADDSGLLRIETVGVCGTDVSYYKKSQPPRILGHHIVGFIERVGEKAAARWGVKEGDRVVLEEYIPCGQCSFCRMGMYRSCQTTDPRAGGIRYGATPVDLRPSLWGGFSEFMYLHPNSVLHPMPEHVLPEEAALTLPLANGFEWMSLQGGVGPGKTVVIQGPGQQGLACTLAAKAAGADCVIVTGRTTSMNRLDLSRRLGADHIVNIQTESLEERVREITGGRMADVVIDLTSGGTEPVLSSVAIAGRGGMVLFGAYKYTMIPEFDIDRVITKTLQLKGVRGHSYTSVQMAVDFIASGKFPLRIMNSHDYALEETDMALKTAGGEGDPGPLLVTVSPGKKR from the coding sequence ATGAAGCGAACATCATTGGCCGCTGTCACGACCGGAGTTCGAACGACAGAGCTGCAGGAATTCGACCTGCCCGAGGTAGCGGATGATTCCGGACTGCTTCGAATCGAAACCGTAGGCGTGTGCGGAACGGATGTATCCTACTACAAGAAATCACAACCCCCTCGCATACTGGGTCACCATATTGTCGGCTTTATTGAGCGGGTAGGGGAAAAGGCGGCTGCGCGTTGGGGGGTGAAGGAGGGGGATCGGGTAGTACTTGAGGAATATATTCCTTGCGGCCAATGCTCTTTTTGCCGGATGGGCATGTATCGCTCCTGCCAAACGACGGATCCAAGAGCTGGCGGTATTCGATACGGTGCTACACCTGTGGACCTGCGGCCCTCCTTGTGGGGCGGTTTCAGCGAGTTTATGTATCTTCATCCGAACTCGGTGCTGCATCCGATGCCTGAACATGTTCTTCCGGAAGAAGCTGCCCTTACCTTACCCTTGGCTAACGGGTTTGAATGGATGTCACTGCAGGGCGGCGTAGGTCCCGGAAAAACGGTTGTCATACAGGGACCCGGTCAGCAAGGGTTGGCTTGTACCCTCGCAGCAAAGGCGGCCGGGGCTGACTGTGTTATTGTCACCGGAAGAACTACCAGTATGAACCGGCTTGACTTGTCCAGACGCCTCGGTGCCGATCATATTGTGAATATCCAAACTGAAAGTTTGGAAGAACGGGTCCGTGAAATCACTGGCGGCCGGATGGCAGATGTGGTTATCGATTTAACCTCTGGCGGCACAGAGCCGGTGTTATCCTCCGTTGCTATTGCCGGTCGTGGCGGAATGGTTCTATTTGGAGCCTACAAATACACGATGATCCCCGAATTCGACATCGACAGGGTCATTACGAAAACACTTCAGCTCAAAGGCGTCAGGGGACACAGCTATACATCGGTACAAATGGCCGTCGATTTTATCGCTTCGGGCAAATTTCCGCTGCGTATCATGAATTCTCACGATTACGCGTTGGAGGAAACGGACATGGCATTAAAAACGGCAGGGGGAGAAGGCGATCCAGGTCCGCTTCTTGTCACCGTATCGCCCGGGAAGAAAAGATAA
- a CDS encoding LacI family DNA-binding transcriptional regulator: protein MSNITIKEIADLAGVSVATVSRVLNGNGRYSDETKQRVLGIAEKFNYRTNVVAKSLRTNQSKTIGVIVPDITNEFFAKIALAIEHVLVPYGYSIFICNTSEDHEKEKRFVRDLESKGVDGLIYVSGNMNIPDEATIKRLPIVCINRRDPQNQEFVVVESDNYNGGFVATEELIAQGCKHIVIVKDERDIVPMNERYRGYREALKKHGILLDLDLVIEIPVDVHHAEKAMQHLLGRGVKFDGIFACTDWLAIGALKALQQNHIHVPQEVQVIGFDNILVGEHSHPTLTTIHQDKIKLGEVASEILLNRIEHRNTLTERKIVVPVSLIKRNTTLQR, encoded by the coding sequence ATGTCCAATATTACGATTAAAGAAATCGCTGATTTAGCAGGGGTGTCCGTTGCGACGGTATCCAGAGTATTGAATGGAAATGGACGATATTCAGATGAGACCAAACAACGAGTGCTGGGGATCGCGGAGAAATTCAATTACAGAACCAATGTGGTGGCCAAAAGCTTGAGGACCAATCAATCCAAGACGATAGGCGTCATTGTTCCGGATATTACCAACGAGTTTTTCGCGAAGATTGCGCTGGCTATTGAACATGTTTTGGTTCCATACGGGTATTCCATTTTTATATGCAATACGAGTGAAGATCATGAGAAAGAAAAAAGGTTTGTCCGGGATTTGGAATCCAAGGGTGTGGATGGTTTGATCTATGTTTCGGGTAACATGAATATCCCGGATGAGGCTACCATCAAAAGACTTCCCATTGTCTGTATCAATCGTCGCGATCCGCAAAATCAGGAGTTTGTTGTCGTTGAATCCGATAATTATAACGGGGGCTTTGTGGCCACAGAAGAATTAATTGCTCAAGGCTGCAAGCATATCGTCATTGTAAAGGATGAACGTGACATCGTCCCGATGAATGAAAGGTACCGCGGATATCGCGAAGCGTTAAAAAAACATGGAATATTATTAGATTTAGATCTGGTGATCGAGATCCCCGTTGATGTACATCATGCTGAGAAAGCGATGCAGCACCTTTTAGGTCGGGGAGTGAAATTTGATGGCATTTTTGCTTGCACCGATTGGTTAGCGATTGGGGCGCTGAAGGCGTTACAGCAAAATCACATTCACGTTCCTCAAGAGGTACAGGTCATCGGCTTCGATAATATTTTGGTTGGAGAGCACAGCCACCCGACGTTAACAACGATTCATCAAGATAAAATCAAATTAGGAGAGGTCGCCTCCGAGATTCTCCTGAATAGGATTGAACATCGAAATACGTTAACAGAAAGAAAAATCGTTGTACCTGTTTCTTTAATCAAAAGAAATACAACTTTACAGCGCTGA
- a CDS encoding spore germination protein: MKLFRKWIKKKLSHSPNQKSPQIEGSTSEISLDTRLNTNIDVITQRLGNSTDLMIRHFIMGDKNQQNAAILYFDGITDTKSVLEPLVMILHEQSNQQVQWPIIDAEDFIQRLFVPVGSVKMVRDMTSLLKAILSGDTAILFDGLDYGVIAGSRQWKERSIEEPNTESVVRGPRDGFTESLRTNTSLLRKRIKNPDLWMETLQIGRVTQTDVAMMYINGIASPKVVDEVRTRLNSIDIDSILESGYIEEFIQDKTLTVFPLVYNSERPDVISAELLEGRVAILVDGTPFVLIVPALFVQFLQASEDHYQRWDFATFIRLIRYASLGIALVAPALYVAIITFHQEILPPQLLMNLIAAREDVPFPAFVEAMIMEITFEILREAGVRMPKTVGQAVSIVGTLVIGQAAVEAGLVSPAMVIIVSLTAIANFVIPSYSIAISLRLLRFFMMMLAGSLGIFGILLGLFIIVFHLCSLRSFGVPYLSTFAPFHLDDQKDAILRVPRWAMFSRPFYTKNRNYIRIGSETISPNQDLHGKDSSNS; the protein is encoded by the coding sequence ATGAAGTTGTTTCGAAAATGGATTAAAAAAAAGCTTTCCCATTCTCCCAACCAAAAGTCTCCGCAGATTGAGGGTTCAACGTCCGAAATATCGTTGGACACCCGTTTAAACACTAATATCGACGTAATCACACAACGACTAGGAAACAGCACGGATCTAATGATCAGACATTTCATAATGGGCGATAAAAATCAGCAAAATGCAGCGATTTTGTATTTCGACGGGATTACTGATACGAAGTCTGTGCTGGAGCCTCTAGTCATGATCCTGCATGAACAATCGAACCAGCAAGTGCAGTGGCCTATAATCGATGCTGAAGATTTCATTCAACGTCTTTTCGTTCCTGTAGGTTCAGTAAAGATGGTCCGTGACATGACCTCACTTCTGAAGGCAATTCTCTCCGGGGATACCGCTATCTTATTTGATGGCCTGGATTATGGTGTCATTGCTGGTTCGAGACAATGGAAGGAGCGCAGTATAGAAGAACCGAATACCGAATCAGTGGTTAGAGGTCCCCGGGACGGCTTCACGGAGTCTTTACGGACTAACACTTCACTTTTGCGCAAAAGAATTAAAAATCCGGATCTTTGGATGGAAACCCTTCAAATCGGACGAGTCACCCAAACGGATGTCGCCATGATGTACATCAATGGAATCGCAAGCCCGAAAGTAGTGGATGAAGTACGCACGCGTTTGAATTCAATTGATATCGACAGCATTTTGGAGAGCGGGTATATCGAAGAATTTATCCAGGACAAAACCCTAACCGTATTTCCGCTGGTTTATAACTCGGAGAGACCTGATGTCATCTCGGCTGAATTATTAGAAGGAAGAGTAGCCATTCTGGTGGATGGGACGCCTTTTGTATTAATTGTACCTGCGCTGTTCGTTCAATTTTTACAGGCTTCAGAGGATCATTACCAACGGTGGGATTTTGCCACGTTCATTCGGTTGATCCGTTATGCAAGCCTTGGCATTGCGCTTGTTGCTCCTGCGCTTTATGTCGCTATTATCACTTTTCATCAGGAAATTCTCCCACCCCAACTTCTAATGAATCTAATCGCAGCACGGGAGGATGTCCCATTTCCCGCGTTCGTGGAAGCCATGATCATGGAGATCACCTTTGAAATCTTAAGAGAAGCTGGAGTAAGAATGCCCAAAACGGTCGGACAAGCGGTATCCATCGTGGGTACACTCGTCATAGGTCAAGCGGCAGTGGAAGCCGGGCTTGTTTCCCCGGCTATGGTGATTATCGTTTCATTAACGGCAATAGCCAATTTCGTCATTCCTTCGTACAGTATTGCTATTTCCTTACGACTTCTACGCTTTTTTATGATGATGCTGGCTGGTTCCTTAGGCATATTCGGTATCTTGTTAGGGTTGTTTATCATCGTTTTTCACTTATGCAGCCTTCGCTCTTTTGGGGTGCCGTACTTGAGCACATTCGCTCCGTTCCATCTGGATGATCAAAAGGATGCCATTCTTCGTGTACCTCGTTGGGCTATGTTTTCAAGACCTTTTTACACGAAAAATCGAAACTACATTCGGATCGGGTCGGAAACGATTTCTCCAAACCAAGACCTACATGGAAAGGATAGCTCCAATTCATAA
- a CDS encoding D-glycerate dehydrogenase: MSRPKVFVPNRIPVQALRYLQEHCEVDYRDVEEKLSDAELIDGLEDAEGLMIYSRQKIHASILEHAPRLKVVSNIAVGYDNLDLKELTMRGIMGTNTPGVLTETTADLTFSILTAAARRIAEADHFVKSGQWEGWMPSLLLGKNIYGSTLGIIGMGRIGEAVARRAKGFDMNILYYNRSRKSEAEEMLGVAYSSLDDLLQQSDYVVVLVPLSPSSTRLISEREFRMMKRDAIFVNVSRGPTVDEQALIHALQEGWIAGAALDVFEKEPVDKNNPLLQMPNVVTVPHIGSATLETRSEMAVKAAKNLIAGVTGQIPMDLVNPDVIHTTSSQER; this comes from the coding sequence ATGAGCAGACCAAAAGTATTTGTCCCCAACCGAATCCCTGTACAAGCGCTCCGCTACCTTCAAGAACATTGTGAGGTAGACTACCGGGATGTAGAAGAGAAGCTTTCTGACGCGGAGCTCATCGATGGGCTTGAGGATGCTGAAGGGTTAATGATCTATTCCCGCCAGAAAATTCATGCTTCTATTCTTGAACACGCCCCTCGCTTAAAGGTGGTTAGTAATATCGCTGTCGGATACGATAATTTGGATCTAAAAGAATTAACCATGCGTGGCATTATGGGAACCAATACCCCTGGGGTGTTGACGGAAACAACGGCTGACCTCACCTTCAGTATTCTTACAGCCGCGGCCAGACGGATAGCGGAAGCGGATCATTTTGTGAAAAGCGGTCAGTGGGAAGGCTGGATGCCCAGTTTATTGCTAGGGAAAAATATCTATGGTTCCACGCTTGGGATTATCGGAATGGGAAGGATCGGAGAAGCGGTAGCCCGCCGGGCAAAAGGCTTCGATATGAATATCCTCTATTACAATCGTTCCAGAAAATCGGAGGCCGAGGAGATGTTGGGAGTAGCCTACTCTTCATTAGACGATCTTCTGCAGCAATCCGATTATGTTGTCGTATTGGTTCCGCTGAGTCCGAGTTCAACCCGTTTAATAAGCGAGCGTGAATTTCGGATGATGAAGCGTGATGCCATCTTTGTTAATGTTTCAAGGGGGCCAACCGTAGACGAGCAGGCCTTAATTCACGCTTTACAGGAAGGCTGGATCGCAGGAGCCGCTCTGGATGTGTTTGAGAAAGAACCGGTAGATAAGAATAATCCGTTACTCCAAATGCCGAATGTGGTAACTGTGCCTCACATTGGAAGCGCTACATTGGAAACACGTTCAGAAATGGCCGTGAAGGCCGCTAAGAACTTGATAGCCGGTGTGACAGGGCAAATACCTATGGATCTAGTAAATCCGGACGTCATTCATACAACATCAAGTCAGGAGAGGTAA
- a CDS encoding lactate racemase domain-containing protein codes for MESLNLSLYPEIELPRFVKVKQNFDPQKLEDIPDEIQKNIAPYLENLKDKRIAVGVGSRGIHNIDLITKCVVDQLKQAGARPFIIPAMGSHGGATPEGQAEILEAYGISEETMGVEIDATMDVESVGEIEPGLEVYVAKSVMEADGIVIIPRIKAHTAFRGEVESGICKMLVIGLGKQAGTDLVHRQGFGRFAELIPSIGRMIAEKTKFLFSVSIIENGYEETYKIEVIPKQDVITLEREKALLEESKNKMGKILFPKFDVLIIEQIGKNISGDGQDPNVTGLYVTKYASGGPEFQNCAIFDLTEETHGNANGMGTADVITRKLFDKIDFISMYTNSFTSTESIPVKIPMVASTPEDALRIAVKMCNGIDPYQHKIVWIKNTLELGEIIISEPLLEEAETNPNIEISSDLVELTFANGEPLFHC; via the coding sequence GTGGAATCACTTAATTTAAGTTTATACCCTGAAATTGAATTGCCCCGCTTTGTTAAAGTAAAGCAAAACTTTGATCCTCAGAAGCTGGAAGATATCCCGGACGAGATTCAGAAAAATATAGCGCCATATCTCGAGAATCTTAAGGACAAACGCATTGCTGTAGGTGTCGGGAGTCGTGGGATCCATAACATCGACCTCATCACAAAATGCGTGGTTGATCAACTGAAGCAGGCGGGCGCTCGGCCGTTTATTATCCCGGCGATGGGCAGTCATGGCGGAGCGACACCTGAAGGACAAGCCGAAATTTTGGAAGCCTACGGAATTTCTGAGGAAACGATGGGTGTTGAGATCGATGCGACCATGGATGTGGAATCGGTCGGGGAGATTGAACCGGGACTCGAGGTGTATGTGGCCAAAAGCGTAATGGAAGCAGATGGGATCGTTATTATTCCGAGAATTAAAGCGCATACGGCGTTCCGGGGTGAAGTCGAGAGCGGGATTTGCAAAATGCTGGTCATCGGGCTAGGTAAACAAGCGGGCACAGATCTTGTGCATCGTCAGGGATTTGGACGTTTCGCAGAACTGATTCCCTCTATTGGCCGCATGATTGCTGAAAAAACCAAATTTCTTTTTTCCGTATCCATCATCGAGAATGGGTATGAAGAAACGTATAAAATTGAAGTCATACCCAAGCAGGACGTGATCACGTTAGAAAGAGAAAAAGCCCTTCTTGAAGAAAGTAAGAATAAGATGGGCAAGATCCTGTTTCCCAAATTTGATGTGTTAATCATTGAACAGATCGGTAAAAACATCAGCGGCGATGGACAAGATCCCAACGTGACCGGGCTTTATGTGACAAAGTATGCCAGTGGAGGTCCTGAGTTTCAGAATTGTGCCATTTTCGATTTAACGGAAGAGACACATGGGAACGCGAATGGTATGGGAACGGCAGACGTCATTACCCGCAAACTGTTTGATAAGATTGACTTCATTTCCATGTATACGAATTCTTTCACCAGCACGGAATCCATTCCTGTCAAAATCCCGATGGTCGCCTCCACACCAGAGGACGCCCTGCGCATCGCCGTGAAGATGTGTAATGGAATTGATCCTTACCAACATAAGATTGTATGGATCAAAAACACCCTGGAGTTAGGTGAGATTATCATTAGTGAGCCCTTATTAGAGGAAGCCGAAACTAACCCGAATATTGAGATTAGTTCGGATTTGGTAGAGCTTACTTTCGCCAATGGGGAACCGCTGTTTCATTGCTAA
- a CDS encoding Ger(x)C family spore germination protein — MILNWWKWLLITGLILLLTGCWNRTELNELSIAVAMGLDISEAGQYLVTVQLVNPKDIASKSGGAGGSPVSTFRSQGRSVFEAIRRMTTKLNRKIYLAHLRMLVIGEDLARKGIADPIDFLSRDHELRTDFYVVIAKQAKAGDILDILTPQERIPANKMYGSLEMSEKAWAATGKMTLDMLISDLQSEGKSPVLTGMFMVGPHSKGQKMDNLQSSTVATLLQYDGIAVFKSDKLIGWLNENDSKGYNFIQGKVKSTVGVQKCLGGEVAVELIRTKTKIKGHLTSDGEPEVSIEVYAEGNVGDVTCDINMLDPSSIQQIEQISAQTIKASIQDAVRNTQRRYKTDIFGFGEALRRAYPKHWKQWKQNWDDTFVNLKVQVTVDVDIRRTGTINQSVKSRVRK, encoded by the coding sequence ATGATTTTAAATTGGTGGAAATGGCTGTTGATTACCGGATTGATCCTGCTGTTGACCGGCTGCTGGAATCGTACGGAACTCAATGAGCTGTCCATAGCGGTGGCCATGGGATTAGATATATCGGAAGCTGGTCAATATCTGGTTACCGTGCAGCTGGTCAATCCCAAAGATATTGCCTCCAAATCCGGGGGAGCTGGCGGCTCACCGGTATCCACGTTTCGTTCTCAAGGCCGTTCCGTTTTTGAGGCTATTAGAAGGATGACAACCAAGTTGAATCGAAAAATTTATCTAGCCCACCTTCGTATGCTGGTGATTGGTGAAGACTTGGCAAGGAAAGGAATTGCGGATCCCATTGATTTTCTTTCCAGAGATCATGAACTAAGAACGGATTTTTATGTCGTCATAGCCAAGCAAGCAAAGGCCGGGGACATCCTGGATATTTTGACACCTCAAGAAAGAATACCAGCGAATAAAATGTATGGTTCTTTGGAAATGTCAGAAAAAGCATGGGCAGCCACAGGAAAAATGACGCTGGACATGTTAATTAGCGACTTGCAAAGTGAGGGCAAGAGCCCTGTTTTAACAGGTATGTTTATGGTGGGCCCTCATAGTAAGGGGCAGAAAATGGATAATTTACAATCTTCAACCGTTGCTACCCTCTTGCAATATGACGGCATTGCGGTATTTAAAAGCGATAAGTTGATTGGATGGCTAAATGAAAACGATAGCAAGGGCTATAACTTTATTCAAGGAAAGGTTAAAAGCACGGTTGGCGTTCAAAAATGCCTTGGGGGAGAAGTTGCCGTTGAGCTCATTCGAACAAAAACAAAAATTAAGGGACATTTAACGAGCGATGGAGAACCGGAAGTAAGTATAGAAGTTTATGCCGAAGGTAATGTCGGGGATGTCACATGCGACATCAATATGCTGGATCCCTCTTCGATTCAGCAAATCGAACAGATCAGTGCACAGACCATAAAGGCATCCATACAGGATGCGGTACGAAACACACAAAGGCGTTATAAGACCGATATATTCGGATTCGGAGAAGCACTTCGCCGAGCATACCCCAAGCACTGGAAGCAATGGAAACAGAATTGGGATGACACATTTGTTAACCTAAAAGTTCAAGTAACCGTTGACGTAGATATCCGCCGAACCGGAACGATTAATCAATCCGTCAAATCCCGTGTAAGGAAGTAG